Proteins encoded together in one Xenopus laevis strain J_2021 chromosome 6L, Xenopus_laevis_v10.1, whole genome shotgun sequence window:
- the LOC108719068 gene encoding uncharacterized protein LOC108719068 isoform X1 produces the protein MLKKRKCESDSSIRNTEKNNTTEQQRKKRDVGRTLLRSEQVHKSNHFMINDGSVHQNTSLSKEPGVRYADWMGDSLIQTLTENSSSTIRQLHGNKLCVWIIGHSYIHRARKRAALKRQGVQLGFSPKNISLRWFGVPGMRWSGVFSTVNKNATLGRNPDVLVLHAGGNDMGLVPLKELIENMKHDINKIKIMFPKLVIVWSDMVPRLTWKYGRDYRSLEKSRIKINRVLSKFVYSLGGLAVRHRVLEERLPKYYIHDGVHLSDSALDLFLNSISAGIEDALSLIG, from the exons ATGTTGAAGAAAAGGAAGTGTGAAAGTGACAGTTCAATtcgaaatacagagaaaaataacaCCACAGAACAACAGCGAAAAAAAAGAGATGTTGGGCGGACACTCCTGAGGTCTGAGCAAGTGCATAAATCTAATCATTTCAT GATAAATGATGGTTCTGTGCATCAGAACACCAGCCTGTCCAAAGAACCTGGAGTACGGTATGCTGATTGGATGGGGGACAGTCTTATACAAACACTTACAGAAAACTCTTCATCTACAATAAGGCAACTTCACG gtaATAAACTGTGTGTGTGGATAATTGGCCATTCATATATTCACCGGGCCCGAAAAAGAGCTGCGCTAAAGAGACAAGGAGTGCAACTGGGTTTCTCCCCAAAAAATATCTCATTGCGGTGGTTTGGGGTTCCTGGCATGAGGTGGTCAGGCGTTTTCTCAACAGTCAATAAAAATGCTACACTTGGGAGAAATCCAGATGTCCTTGTCTTGCATGCAGGAGGAAATGACATGGGCTTAGTGCCTTTAAAAGAACTAATTGAAAACATGAAGcatgatataaataaaattaaaatcatgTTTCCAAAATTAGTGATTGTCTGGTCTGACATGGTTCCACGTTTAACATGGAAGTATGGTAGGGACTACCGATCGTTAgaaaaaagtagaataaaaatTAATAGGGTATTGTCCAAGTTTGTCTATAGTTTAGGAGGATTGGCAGTAAGACATCGGGTGCTGGAAGAGAGATTGCCAAAGTATTATATTCATGATGGGGTTCACCTCTCTGATAGTGCCCTAGATTTGTTCCTCAATTCTATTAGTGCTGGCATAGAAGATGCTCTGTCCCTCATAGGATGA
- the LOC108719068 gene encoding P2X purinoceptor 7 isoform X2 has translation MAESSSDASSFSPENTSNESSEECTDIASNLSEESCIGEPTQNQDVLDDETIALLEELHLKYHDEESSTCFQNNPQRLPNEEASQGQTNEHPRLGNHSWCECGKCVDMPTVEESICCKENGNIDQYMEGLDCICEHHTFKASCLDETIMTVTFRVIQSVAKSNTGLANRSLRITAYRFFTLWVHGYLGKRNRRPIPSCVVKAIRDKFPDPESTYVGFKYYDYAAVDMATEI, from the exons ATGGCAGAGTCCAGCAGTGATGCAAGTTCCTTTTCACCAGAGAATACAAGTAATGAATCATCAGAAGAGTGTACAGACATTGCAAGCAATCTGTCTGAAGAGTCGTGCATAGGTGAACCCACTCAAAACCAGGATGTACTGGATGATGAA ACTATAGCACTACTGGAGGAACTACATCTAAAATATCATGATGAGGAATCTTCCACATGTTTCCAAAATAATCCTCAAAGGCTACCTAACGAAGAGGCATCTCAGGGCCAAACCAATGAACATCCGCGTTTGGGAAACCATTCATGGTGCGAATGTGGTAAATGCGTAGATATGCCAACTGTGGAAGAATCTATTTGCTGCAAAGAAAATGGGAATATTGACCAGTACATGGAGGGCCTCGACTGTATATGTGAACATCACACATTCAAGGCATCATGTCTAGATGAAACAATTATGACTGTTACTTTTCGTGTTATTCAAAGTGTTGCCAAAAGTAATACTGGACTGGctaatag GTCCCTACGCATAACAGCATACAGATTTTTTACGCTTTGGGTGCACGGCTACCTAGGAAAACGGAACCGTCGTCCGATACCATCTTGTGTTGTAAAAGCAATCCGTGATAAATTCCCAGACCCAGAAAGCACTTATGTGGGTTTTAAATACTATGACTATGCTGCTGTTGATATGGCAACAGAGATATAA